From Desulfobulbaceae bacterium, a single genomic window includes:
- a CDS encoding cell division protein ZapA codes for MERLVKFEIFGQEYPLHTDAPEEDVREILDLVKSQMELHAKSAKILPVKIAVLVTLNMAAKYVRLKRDHERLKQKENNAISQLISQIERCIK; via the coding sequence TTGGAACGACTGGTCAAATTTGAGATTTTCGGGCAGGAGTATCCACTTCATACCGATGCCCCGGAAGAAGATGTCCGCGAGATTCTTGATCTAGTTAAATCTCAAATGGAGTTGCATGCCAAATCGGCCAAGATACTTCCTGTTAAAATTGCTGTACTGGTGACACTGAACATGGCCGCAAAATATGTACGTCTCAAACGCGATCATGAACGGCTCAAACAGAAAGAAAATAATGCCATCAGCCAATTGATATCTCAAATTGAACGTTGTATTAAATAA
- the zapB gene encoding cell division protein ZapB — MEGINLEKLEAVVEKMLNNINELKRDKATLEAQVEARNATISDLEEKISSMTFTQEEVSSRVTNLLSSIEDWERTTENDSQDIHEEEHIEKNDGGLFSIGE, encoded by the coding sequence ATGGAAGGGATTAATTTAGAAAAACTGGAAGCTGTTGTAGAGAAGATGCTTAACAACATCAATGAACTAAAGAGAGATAAGGCTACCTTAGAAGCTCAGGTTGAAGCAAGAAATGCCACGATCTCTGACCTGGAGGAAAAAATCAGCTCCATGACATTCACTCAGGAAGAGGTCAGCAGTCGGGTAACCAACCTTCTAAGCTCCATCGAAGACTGGGAACGTACGACAGAAAACGACTCCCAGGATATCCACGAAGAAGAACATATCGAAAAGAATGATGGCGGACTTTTCAGCATTGGCGAGTAA
- a CDS encoding bifunctional N-acetylglucosamine-1-phosphate uridyltransferase/glucosamine-1-phosphate acetyltransferase codes for MRESLFAIVLAAGKGTRMKSDLPKVLHPVFFAPMVCHVLETIGHLNPVETVVITGHQAEKVEKALEDFPVRFARQNVQMGTGHAVLMAEESFKDMTGTVIILCGDTPLIKDTTLRAMVAGHHSQQSTLSVMTTIVDDPANYGRIVTDGQNSIKCIVEEKDASPSERQIREVNAGIYCVDLSFLFSALRQVGTDNKQGEIYLTDIVGIARKEGHEVGHFVCADPLEITGVNSRVELAQANVIMQQRRNQELMLAGVTMIHPDSIFVEKSVTIGQDTEIHSHCLLEGSTVIGKECHLGPFCHLNNCQVQDRAIVNSFAKLSDQVIACE; via the coding sequence ATGAGAGAATCGCTTTTTGCCATAGTCCTCGCTGCAGGCAAGGGAACACGAATGAAATCCGACCTGCCCAAGGTGCTTCATCCTGTTTTTTTTGCACCGATGGTTTGTCACGTGCTTGAGACCATTGGTCACTTAAACCCCGTCGAAACCGTGGTCATTACCGGACATCAAGCCGAAAAAGTGGAAAAAGCCCTTGAGGATTTCCCTGTACGCTTTGCCCGGCAAAACGTACAAATGGGCACTGGGCACGCCGTTTTGATGGCAGAAGAATCTTTTAAAGATATGACAGGGACCGTTATCATCCTCTGCGGTGACACCCCACTGATCAAAGATACTACCCTACGCGCCATGGTAGCTGGTCATCACTCTCAGCAAAGTACACTGTCGGTGATGACCACCATCGTCGACGACCCTGCCAACTACGGGCGGATTGTAACTGATGGGCAAAACAGCATCAAGTGTATTGTTGAGGAGAAGGATGCATCTCCAAGTGAACGTCAGATTCGCGAAGTTAACGCTGGAATTTATTGTGTTGATCTTTCCTTTCTGTTTTCCGCTCTCCGACAAGTAGGGACCGACAACAAGCAGGGAGAGATCTATCTTACCGATATTGTTGGAATCGCAAGAAAAGAAGGACATGAGGTAGGCCATTTTGTATGCGCCGATCCTTTAGAAATCACCGGAGTCAACTCCCGGGTGGAACTTGCACAAGCAAACGTAATCATGCAACAGCGGCGTAACCAGGAGTTGATGCTGGCTGGAGTAACCATGATCCACCCTGATTCTATCTTCGTGGAAAAATCTGTAACTATCGGTCAGGATACTGAGATCCATTCCCACTGCTTGCTGGAAGGATCGACAGTTATCGGAAAAGAGTGCCACCTTGGCCCGTTCTGCCACCTGAACAATTGTCAGGTACAAGACCGTGCTATCGTCAATTCATTTGCAAAGTTAAGCGATCAAGTGATCGCTTGTGAGTAA
- a CDS encoding aconitate hydratase gives MIRDFDMIKQVYAGMKARQSAARLIFGRPLTLAEKILVSHLASELTEAPIRHKTYVMLNPDRVAMQDATAQMALLQFMQSGRKKVAVPSTVHCDHLISARNGGTEDLAAAEETNHEVYAFLRSVANKYGIGFWGPGSGIIHQIIIENYAFPGGLLIGTDSHTPNAGGLGMLSIGVGGADAVDVMAGMEWELSWPGLIGVRLTGKLHGWASPKDIILRLLDILTVKGGTGKIFEYFGPGVQSLSCTGKATITNMGAELGATNSVFPFDEAMADYLKATGRTDLADLAMSHRSELTSDPEVEANPGDYYDKIIEIDLDTLEPYVVGPFSPDLARPVSQLQSESTEKGYPAELKVGLIGSCTNSSYEDIGRAANVARQALANGIKAKSKFFISPGSEQVRATVERDGLLDPLRQIGGVVLANACGPCIGQWQRQDFTAREKNSIITSFNRNFKGRADGNPETLAFIGSPEIVTAMVIAGQLTFDPNRDTINGITLAPPTADALPAQGFTSGTPNYEEPATDGSTLPVVVAPDSQRLQLLAPFPAWNGKDFSDMLVLLKAVGKCTTDHISPAGPWLKFRGHLDNISDNMFIGASNAFANGAGKGINILTGETDLGLAEIARDYKAKNNAWLAIGDENYGEGSSREHAAMEPRYLGMLAVIARSFARIHETNLKKQGILPMTFTNTADYDRIKAEDRVAISGLVDLAPGSSLTVTVTHKNGAQESFPVQHSMSAQQIQWFKAGSALNMISASQQ, from the coding sequence ATGATTCGTGATTTTGATATGATCAAACAGGTCTATGCCGGAATGAAGGCGCGTCAGTCTGCGGCACGCCTGATTTTTGGTCGCCCGTTGACCCTTGCCGAAAAAATTCTGGTGTCACACTTGGCCTCTGAACTCACAGAAGCTCCGATTCGACACAAGACCTATGTCATGCTGAATCCTGACCGCGTAGCAATGCAAGATGCCACTGCCCAGATGGCCCTTCTCCAATTTATGCAGTCCGGTCGAAAAAAAGTGGCAGTACCATCAACTGTTCATTGCGACCACCTGATCTCCGCCCGCAACGGTGGGACTGAGGATCTGGCCGCTGCCGAAGAGACAAACCACGAAGTCTATGCCTTTCTACGATCAGTTGCCAACAAATACGGCATTGGCTTCTGGGGACCGGGCAGCGGCATTATCCACCAGATTATCATTGAAAATTACGCCTTCCCGGGCGGACTGCTGATTGGCACCGACTCCCACACTCCGAACGCCGGCGGCTTAGGAATGCTGTCAATTGGTGTGGGCGGCGCTGATGCGGTGGATGTCATGGCTGGCATGGAATGGGAACTCTCCTGGCCAGGCCTGATTGGTGTTCGTCTCACCGGAAAACTGCATGGGTGGGCATCACCAAAAGACATCATCTTGCGATTACTGGATATTCTGACCGTAAAAGGTGGAACCGGCAAGATCTTCGAATACTTTGGTCCAGGAGTCCAATCGCTCTCGTGCACCGGCAAGGCAACAATCACCAACATGGGAGCTGAGTTAGGCGCCACCAATTCCGTCTTCCCATTTGACGAGGCTATGGCCGACTACCTCAAGGCAACCGGTCGCACAGACCTTGCAGACCTTGCCATGAGTCACCGTTCTGAGTTGACCTCCGATCCTGAAGTTGAGGCAAACCCAGGAGACTACTACGACAAAATTATCGAAATTGACCTCGACACCCTCGAGCCTTATGTGGTCGGGCCATTCTCCCCGGACTTAGCTCGGCCCGTTTCTCAACTCCAAAGCGAATCAACAGAAAAAGGGTACCCCGCCGAACTTAAAGTCGGTCTAATTGGCAGCTGCACCAACTCCTCCTATGAAGACATCGGTCGGGCTGCCAATGTTGCCCGCCAAGCCCTGGCAAACGGCATAAAAGCCAAGAGCAAATTCTTCATCAGCCCCGGCTCTGAGCAGGTAAGAGCGACAGTTGAGCGAGACGGCCTTCTTGATCCATTACGCCAGATCGGCGGCGTCGTTTTGGCCAACGCCTGTGGCCCCTGTATCGGGCAATGGCAACGCCAGGATTTCACCGCACGTGAAAAAAATTCAATAATCACCTCGTTTAACCGGAACTTTAAAGGCCGTGCCGATGGCAACCCTGAAACCCTCGCCTTCATCGGCAGCCCGGAAATCGTCACAGCTATGGTCATTGCCGGGCAACTCACTTTTGATCCCAATCGTGACACCATTAACGGCATAACCCTAGCCCCACCGACAGCCGATGCCCTACCCGCTCAGGGCTTCACCTCAGGGACCCCTAATTATGAAGAGCCTGCTACCGATGGAAGTACCCTACCAGTTGTTGTAGCGCCTGACAGTCAACGTCTTCAGCTCTTGGCCCCATTCCCTGCCTGGAATGGCAAAGATTTTAGTGACATGCTTGTGCTATTAAAGGCCGTTGGCAAGTGCACGACAGATCACATCTCGCCAGCCGGCCCTTGGTTAAAATTCCGTGGTCATTTGGACAACATTTCAGACAATATGTTTATTGGCGCAAGCAACGCCTTTGCCAATGGCGCGGGCAAGGGAATTAATATCCTAACCGGTGAAACCGATTTAGGTTTAGCCGAAATAGCCAGAGATTATAAAGCCAAAAACAACGCCTGGCTTGCTATCGGCGACGAGAACTATGGCGAAGGATCCAGCCGTGAGCATGCCGCAATGGAACCTCGCTATCTCGGAATGCTTGCCGTCATTGCTCGCAGCTTTGCCCGTATCCATGAGACCAATCTTAAAAAACAGGGAATTCTCCCCATGACTTTTACCAACACTGCTGACTATGATCGAATCAAAGCCGAAGACAGAGTAGCTATCAGCGGTCTTGTTGATCTCGCGCCGGGCAGTTCCCTGACCGTGACCGTAACCCACAAGAACGGGGCACAAGAGAGCTTTCCTGTTCAGCATTCGATGTCTGCTCAACAAATTCAATGGTTCAAGGCTGGCTCAGCCCTTAATATGATTTCCGCAAGCCAGCAATAA